One stretch of Candidatus Omnitrophota bacterium DNA includes these proteins:
- a CDS encoding FAD-dependent oxidoreductase, with product MEKKYDYIIVGAGLCGLVLAKELVKKNKTVLLLEKGGIINNLGSVFPAALFYDKFALAKSIQGVTIFRVFGVGGTSIVSCGNAVDFTDKEYNQLSIDFKDEIAEAKKECFVRDSGLEIGKTSHRIMDAANKLGYEMFPMPKFSITGKCLDCGHCSEGCKFGIKWSAKKCWEEIKHLGIDLITRFSVKRIIEESGKATGVEGKNGKKYFADKIILSAGGIGTPIILQNSGIEAGDNLFVDLFHMTYGVAKDSTQAKELSMSVVCTKFHKTEGFVLSPFVDPNCIGLFSGLEPKDYLNIFKRRKLIGIMTKINDDSIGKVYPDGTISKAPTENDLRKLKKGRDIAKTILVECGVDPKNIFVTKLKGAHPGGTAAIGKVVDNNLETKLKNLFVCDASVLPFAPGLPPMLPLIAMTKWFAKKI from the coding sequence ATGGAAAAAAAATATGATTATATAATTGTAGGAGCCGGGCTTTGCGGATTAGTGCTTGCTAAAGAATTAGTTAAAAAAAATAAAACCGTATTGCTTTTAGAAAAAGGCGGGATTATTAATAACTTGGGTTCGGTTTTTCCTGCTGCGCTTTTTTATGATAAATTTGCTCTTGCAAAAAGTATCCAAGGAGTTACGATTTTTAGGGTTTTCGGCGTTGGAGGCACAAGCATTGTTAGCTGCGGAAACGCGGTTGATTTCACCGACAAAGAATACAACCAACTTAGCATTGACTTCAAAGATGAAATTGCCGAGGCGAAAAAAGAATGTTTTGTCAGAGATAGCGGCCTTGAAATTGGTAAAACTTCGCACAGGATAATGGATGCTGCGAATAAACTTGGCTATGAGATGTTCCCTATGCCTAAGTTTAGTATTACGGGAAAATGCCTTGACTGCGGACATTGCTCTGAAGGGTGCAAATTTGGCATAAAATGGTCGGCAAAAAAATGCTGGGAGGAAATCAAACACCTAGGCATTGATTTAATTACTAGATTCTCAGTTAAAAGGATTATTGAAGAAAGCGGGAAAGCCACTGGAGTAGAAGGAAAGAATGGAAAGAAGTATTTTGCTGACAAAATCATCCTTTCCGCAGGAGGCATAGGAACTCCAATAATTCTACAAAATTCAGGGATTGAAGCTGGAGATAATCTTTTTGTAGATTTGTTTCATATGACTTATGGAGTTGCAAAAGATTCTACACAGGCAAAAGAATTATCAATGTCTGTAGTTTGTACTAAATTCCACAAAACCGAAGGATTTGTATTGTCGCCATTTGTAGACCCTAATTGCATCGGTTTATTCTCCGGATTAGAGCCAAAAGACTACCTAAACATTTTCAAAAGAAGAAAATTAATCGGAATCATGACAAAGATTAATGACGATTCTATTGGAAAAGTTTATCCTGATGGCACAATATCCAAAGCCCCTACAGAAAACGACCTAAGAAAACTAAAAAAAGGAAGAGATATTGCCAAAACAATTCTTGTTGAATGCGGAGTTGACCCAAAGAACATATTTGTCACAAAATTAAAAGGCGCGCATCCGGGTGGAACTGCGGCTATTGGAAAAGTTGTAGATAACAACTTAGAAACAAAACTAAAGAATCTTTTTGTCTGCGATGCCAGTGTATTGCCATTTGCTCCGGGCCTGCCGCCAATGCTTCCACTAATAGCAATGACAAAATGGTTTGCTAAGAAAATTTAA